The Leptospira sp. WS39.C2 genome contains a region encoding:
- a CDS encoding tol-pal system YbgF family protein, whose amino-acid sequence MIVPTVLWSETSGFSTLYAEFKKGNYSLVSKQSLQYLNGREPEKDPRIFFLYVSTEESWSNLKSKVGKDVSPNFKSSPHYWNAIYLFMERALVFGESDLLVEWGKEFQKNGKQSPKYNDALLLYGLGLMDLKNESEAKKIFTEIESNSPSKHVLSQLEEIKSAGK is encoded by the coding sequence TTGATCGTTCCGACTGTTTTGTGGAGCGAAACTTCTGGATTTTCGACTTTGTATGCAGAATTCAAAAAAGGAAATTATTCTCTAGTTTCTAAACAATCGCTCCAATACCTAAATGGACGAGAACCTGAAAAAGATCCTCGGATTTTTTTTCTGTATGTTTCAACAGAAGAAAGTTGGTCAAATCTCAAATCCAAAGTTGGGAAGGATGTCTCACCTAACTTTAAATCATCGCCCCATTATTGGAATGCAATCTATTTGTTTATGGAAAGAGCATTGGTATTTGGGGAATCGGATTTGCTTGTGGAATGGGGAAAAGAATTCCAAAAAAACGGAAAACAAAGTCCAAAATACAATGATGCACTTTTGTTATATGGACTGGGTTTAATGGATTTAAAAAACGAATCCGAAGCCAAAAAAATTTTTACGGAAATAGAATCCAATTCACCTTCTAAACATGTTTTGTCTCAACTAGAAGAGATCAAATCAGCTGGGAAATAA